The following DNA comes from Chitinophaga nivalis.
GATTACAAATATTACCGGATAACCGGCTATCCCGATCTGTTTGTATATCCGCAACAGGCGCCTTACTACAGCTTTGCCATGATACTGGCAGAAGCAAGACCACAACACTGGCATTACTATGAGATTCCGGAAACCGCCGTCAAACCTGGTGATGTGATCGTTGACTGCGGCAGTGCAGAAGGTTTTTTTGCATTCAAACACCAATATACCGCAGGACATATTTTCGCACTGGAACCCCTGCCGGTATTTATTGATGCCCTGCATCAGCAATTCCGGCAAAAAAATACCGTCACTATTTTGCCGGTAGCCGCCGGTGATACCTGCGGCACCGCCTATATCAGCATGCCTGGTAATGATACCATACTGGATGCTGTTATCCGGCCAGACAATGCCGCCGGCGATGCGGTAGCCGTAAACATCGTAACGCTCGACAGTCTCTTTGCAGCAAAGAATATCAACATCGATTATCTCAAAGCGGATATTGAAGGATTTGAAGAAAATATGATTCGTGGCGCCCTGGAAACCATCCGTAAGAGCAAACCTAAAATCGCGATTACCACCTATCATAAAGGACAAGACTACCAGGCATTGATCGACCTCGTAAAAGGAGTCGTACCGGAATACAATTACCT
Coding sequences within:
- a CDS encoding FkbM family methyltransferase produces the protein MKKIEKMIRGCKYRLLLLYHYLFNKAARQRTHIREMIFHLFSPTMHAVAGQHATMVREDNDYKYYRITGYPDLFVYPQQAPYYSFAMILAEARPQHWHYYEIPETAVKPGDVIVDCGSAEGFFAFKHQYTAGHIFALEPLPVFIDALHQQFRQKNTVTILPVAAGDTCGTAYISMPGNDTILDAVIRPDNAAGDAVAVNIVTLDSLFAAKNINIDYLKADIEGFEENMIRGALETIRKSKPKIAITTYHKGQDYQALIDLVKGVVPEYNYLVKGIDYLSGNPVMLHMWI